The Rhizobium oryzihabitans genomic sequence TCGCTTTGCCTGTCGTCATCACCAACGGCCTATCCTGGCCCACGCTTTCGCAAAACTCAGCGCTGCGCTGGACGGACGGGCTGACCCAGACACCGCAGGTGGCGCTGGATTTCCGTTTTTCGCAAAATCCGGCTGGCGATCTCGTCCTCGATATCGATTATGCGGAACAGGCGATCGATGGCGCAATGGTGGCGGATATTCTCGGTGCGATCGAACGCGCCATTGCCGCGATCATGGCCAGCGGGACGTTCTCGATGAATTCCCGTGAGATCGTCGACCTGTCCCACTACCGGTTGAACGGCGACGAGGGGAACTTCGTCTGCCCGCCATTTCTAGAACGGATCGCCTCTCATCTTTTCGAAGGCGACCGATCGCGCACGGCGCTCATCAATGGCAAACGGCGAATCTCCTATGGCGAACTCGGTCAGATGGTGGCCAGGGCGATGGCGGGCCTGAAGGCGCGGGGTGTCGGCCGCGGCGATGTCGTGGCGGTGTGCCTGCCGCGCAGTCCCGAGCACACGGCCGTCACGCTGGCCGCTGCCCTGACAGGCGCCATCTGGGTGCCGATCGATGCGGGCTCGCCGGAAGACCGCCTGCGCCACCTGCTGACCAATTGCCGCCCGGCCATCATCGTTGCCCGTAGCGTTCCGCAAGGCTTTGACGCTATCGATCCCGAGGAGCTTCTGGCAACGCCAGCCACGTCCGGTGTGCCCGTTGACGCGGCGGAACTGGTGGCACATTCGGCAAGCGAAGCGCCCGCTTATTACCTCTACACCTCCGGCACGACAGGCAAACCGAAATGCGTCGTGCTCTCTAACAGGGCCACGGCCAATGTCATCGGCAGCACGCTTTCGGAATGGGCGGTGACGGAAAACGACGTCTTCATCTCGGTTACGCCTTTGCATCACGACATGTCTGTTTTCGATGTTTTCGGCGCGCTTGCCGCCGGTGCGACGCTGGTGCTGCCGGAACCCGGCGAGGAAAAGGATGCGGTTCGCTGGAACGAACTGGTGGCCGAACATGGCGTGACGCTGTGGTGCTCGGTGCCGGCCATCCTTGAAATGCTCCTGTCCTGCCGCCGTGGCGATCAGCTCGATTCGCTCCGGCTCGTCGCGCAGGGCGGTGACTACATCAAGCCTTCCGTCATCGAGGAGATGCGCCGGCTGAAACCTGAACTTCGATTGATATCGCTGGGCGGGCCGACAGAAACGACCATCTGGAGCATCTGGCACGAGATTGTGGCAGCCGATACCACAGCGATACCCTATGGGCATCCTCTACCCGGCAATCGCTATTTCATCCTCAACGATCAGGGCGGCCATTGCCCGGCGGGCGTTGTCGGCCGCATCCACACAGTGGGCGTCAATGTGGCGATCGGCTATCTGGAAGATGGTGCCATTACCCAGACGGATTTCGTGACGGTCAGCGATACGGACGGAAATGCATTGCTGGCTTTCCGCACCGGAGACCGGGGCCGCTACCGGCCGGATGGCAAGATCATGTTCGCAAGCCGGGTCAACGGTTACGTCAAGGTGCGCGGAGTGCGGGTCTCGCTGCCGGATGTGGAAAACGAACTTATCCGCCATCCCTCCATCCAGCGAGTGCTGGTGGTGGATTACGGCGCCGAGCAAAAGGGGGAAGCCGCTATCGGCGTGCTTTATGTTCCGATGCCCGGCCTTGAGCTTTCCGCCACAGATCTGCGCAATTTCGCCCGCAGGCATCTGCCGGAATCGCATGTGCCCGGCCGCTTTCTCAATGTCACCGATCTGCCGCTATCGGCCAATGGCAAGCCGGATCGCCGCCGCGCCCGTGAGTTGCTGACGGCAGCGGAACCTGCGAAGGCACCTGCAGCTGTGGCAGTCAAAGCCGCCGATCAGGGTGATCGCCGGGTGCTGGATATCTATCTTGGCGTGCTCGGCAAAAACCCGGCGAATGTGGACATGAACAGCGATCTGCTGGCGCTTGGCCTCTTGCCTTCGCATCTGAAAACCGTCTCGGCTGAAATCCGCAGCGCCTTCGGCGTCGAGCTTTCACCGCAACAGCTTTTGCGGTGCCGCAACGCCAAACAGGTCAGTTCGCTTTTACCCGCCTCGGCGGCATGAGGCCTCACGGCCAGAAATCACAGGAATAATCCAAGGAAAAACAGATGGCGCATATCGATCCTGCCGGCGGCTGGCTTCCCCTGACCCAGCCGCAACTCGATTTCTGGGAGGAATTTTCCTTCCATCCCGACGAGCCGGTCTCCACCGTCGCTCATTATATCGAGCTTTCCGGTGCCGTGAACGAAGGCGCCCTGCTTGAGGCGATCAAACGCACCGTGCGCGAATCGGACGTGCTGTCGACCCGCTTTCGTGTCGGCGAGGATGGTGAGACGCCGCAGCAATGCTGCGATCCGCTCCACGCTCCGGTGGTGGAGCGTGTCGATCTCCGCGACGATCCCGCGCCCTTTGAAGAGGCGTTGCGGCGCATGAACGCGGATGTCGAGGCAAGGCTTGATCTTCGAACAGACAGGCTCTCCGCCCAGGTGCTTTACCGCATCGCCGATGATCGCTACCTCTGGTATATCCGCGCCCATCATATCGTCGTCGACGGTTATGGCCTGACGCTGATGGAGCAGCGCTGCGGGCAGCTTTACGGGCATTATTGCGGCAAGGGCGAGGCGGGTCCGGATTTCCATCCTTTCCCCAGTTTTCTTGCCGAAGAGGACGCCTACCGGCAAAGCCGCCGTTTCGAAAAGGACTGCGATTTCTGGTCGGTCTATCTCGCGCCGCCGGTCGATTTGCCGGTGCTGGACAAGGATTGCGAGGATTACGGCGGCGGTGGCCTGCATGCGGATGCGGGGTTGCCGGAAGGTTTCAGCACAAGGCTGCAACAGATATCGGGTGCGCTTGAGATCGGCTGGCCGGACCTGCTGGTGCTGCTTTCAGGCCTTTATCTTCACCGCGTCCTGCCGCGCCCGGATCGCGATGTGCTGACGCTGTGGCTGCCCTTCATGAGCCGCTGGGGCAGCGTCGGCGCGCATATGCCCGCCATGCTCGTCAATATATTGCCGTTCCATCTGACAATCGAACCGCAGGAAACCCTTGGCGGCTTCCTTGCGCGCAATGCCGCCAATCTGCGCAAGCAGCGCCTGCACGGCCGCTACCGCATCGAACAGATCGCCGCCGACCAGGAGATATCGAAGGGCCGGCGGTTCTTTTTCTCTCCGCTCATCAACGTCCTGCCTTTCAGCGCACCGGTCTTTGCGGAGCTTACCGTCTCCCGGCACATTCTCGCCAATGGCCCGGGCGATGGCTTCAACCTGACCTTCCGTGGCGAAGATGACGGCAGCGATCTCAACCTGCATATCGACGCGGATTCGGCGCTGACGGAAGCGGACGATTTCGCGCGCTATCGCGAGGAGCTGCCGCTGTTTCTGGATGCCATGCTGCACAGCGAGGCGCTGGCGGTTGCGGCTGAAGAGGTCTCCGCGAGGTTCCGCCTGGCGGTTTGAATGGCCGGGTCCTCTGCACAAAAGAGGACGGAAAATCTCTCCCCGTCATACCGGGCTTGACCCGGTATCCAGCCGCCGCGCGTCTGCGCGGCGAGAAGAGTCTTTCGCGGTCAATGACTTGATCGCACTGGACCCCGAATCTAGTCCGGGGTGACGGGGCGCAAATGCTGCGGCTTCGTCAAACAGATCTACGCAAAGGAATTGTCAGCAAAATAAACCCGGCTCCGCCATGCGAAGCCGGGTTTTTCTATGCGCGCTTGCCCGCACTCAGGCCAGTGTCGTCAGCACCCGGCTCGAAGCGC encodes the following:
- a CDS encoding condensation domain-containing protein; this translates as MAHIDPAGGWLPLTQPQLDFWEEFSFHPDEPVSTVAHYIELSGAVNEGALLEAIKRTVRESDVLSTRFRVGEDGETPQQCCDPLHAPVVERVDLRDDPAPFEEALRRMNADVEARLDLRTDRLSAQVLYRIADDRYLWYIRAHHIVVDGYGLTLMEQRCGQLYGHYCGKGEAGPDFHPFPSFLAEEDAYRQSRRFEKDCDFWSVYLAPPVDLPVLDKDCEDYGGGGLHADAGLPEGFSTRLQQISGALEIGWPDLLVLLSGLYLHRVLPRPDRDVLTLWLPFMSRWGSVGAHMPAMLVNILPFHLTIEPQETLGGFLARNAANLRKQRLHGRYRIEQIAADQEISKGRRFFFSPLINVLPFSAPVFAELTVSRHILANGPGDGFNLTFRGEDDGSDLNLHIDADSALTEADDFARYREELPLFLDAMLHSEALAVAAEEVSARFRLAV